In one Lycorma delicatula isolate Av1 chromosome 5, ASM4794821v1, whole genome shotgun sequence genomic region, the following are encoded:
- the LOC142325447 gene encoding tubulin--tyrosine ligase-like protein 12 — protein MDEDIRYTAFLQLHKPQLVLSAVPERFWKILYKKLNEHIFDANEAFALMKMESEEEEDEVKNISNYENQDEDTYKNYSPTLKVFVSCENGVLKNDENNIYLIDHAWTYTPKEAKQHLLKVPGLLDRMCNLMGIDQSGNEVDEVYNEMWKYNQTYSISSGKNVEDRLPVWYIMDEFGSAIQHCDDPNFRVVPFAFASEGITYSIMFPVKDVFKDEEVTRDYVEGFSDPLMRKSLLLPWFPADFRHISFIPPEPLEAYFTSGHLNETLPGLTILSKKFAFQDKSILKVYSDYEFINNYLTDKRFQIVNDEKEADILWYTSHFTDFNELSITHPEKYINQFPYEFVITVKDLLAIICRRSCKDEEKYDNETLEILPSWLPETFNLNTELPQFISYFQWRKDKQLDNHWICKPWNLARGLDTYITNNVNFIIRLPNSGPKIAQKYIHNPILFYREDVEGSGLVKFDIRYVLLLKSVKPLEAYTYKNFFLRFANKSFELNDFDIYEKHFTVMNYGESTPLHRLLCNDFIKQFEKQYPSVEWKSIEEKIFKMFREMFEAAVEREPPCGIGESPQSRALYAADLMLSYSSNNIEIEPKLLEINWIPDCERACLYYNEFYNDIFSLLFLNETKNVFHKL, from the coding sequence atggaTGAAGATATTAGGTATACGGCATTTCTACAATTACATAAACCCCAACTTGTTTTGTCGGCTGTGCCAGAACGTTTTTggaaaattctatataaaaagttaaacgaACATATATTCGACGCAAATGAAGCGTTTGCCTTGATGAAAATGGaatcagaagaagaagaagacgaagttaaaaatatatctaattatgAAAATCAAGATGaagatacatataaaaattattcaccaaCATTAAAAGTATTTGTAAGCTGTGAAAATGGTGTATTGAAAAACGATGAAAACAATATCTATCTTATTGATCATGCATGGACTTATACCCCAAAGGAAGCAAAACAGCATTTATTAAAAGTTCCGGGATTATTAGATAGAATGTGTAATTTAATGGGAATAGATCAATCAGGAAATGAGGTCGATGAAGTCTATAATGAAATGTGGAAATATAATCAGACTTATAGTATTTCTTCaggaaaaaatgttgaagataGGTTACCTGTGTGGTACATAATGGATGAATTTGGATCTGCTATTCAGCATTGTGATGATCCTAATTTTCGTGTCGTACCATTTGCATTTGCATCAGAAGGCATTACATATTCTATAATGTTTCCAGTTAAAGATGTTTTTAAAGATGAGGAAGTTACAAGAGATTATGTTGAAGGTTTTTCTGATCCATTGATgagaaaatcattattattaccatGGTTCCCGGCAGATTTTAGGCACATATCTTTTATTCCTCCTGAACCATTAGAGGCATACTTCACAAGTGGTCATTTAAATGAAACACTTCCAGGCTTAACAATTTTGTCAAAGAAATTTGCCTTTCaggataaaagtattttaaaagtttactctgactatgaatttattaataattacctaaCTGATAAAAGATTTCAGATAGTAAATGATGAGAAAGAAGCCGATATTCTTTGGTATACAAGTCATTTCACTGACTTCAATGAGTTAAGCATAACTCATCCTGAGAAATATATAAATCAGTTTCCATATGAATTTGTGATTACTGTAAAAGATTTATTAGCTATCATTTGCAGGCGTTCAtgtaaagatgaagaaaaatatgataatgaGACATTAGAAATTTTACCATCTTGGTTACCTGAAACCTTTAACTTAAATACTGAATTAccacaatttattagttattttcaatGGAGAAAAGATAAACAGTTAGATAATCATTGGATATGTAAGCCCTGGAACCTTGCAAGAGGATTAGATACatatattactaataatgtaaattttattattagactaCCAAATAGTGGCCCAAAAATTgctcaaaaatatatacataatccTATTCTATTCTACAGAGAAGATGTTGAAGGTTCTGGCTTAGTAAAATTTGATATTCGTTATGTACttctgttaaaatctgtaaaaccaTTAGAAGCttacacatataaaaatttctttcttcgttttgcaaataaatcatttgaattaaatgattttgatatctatgaaaaacattttacggTTATGAATTATGGAGAAAGTACACCGTTACATAGATTGTTgtgtaatgattttataaaacaatttgaaaagcAATATCCATCTGTTGAATGGAaatcaattgaagaaaaaatatttaaaatgttcaggGAAATGTTTGAAGCTGCAGTTGAAAGAGAGCCACCTTGCGGAATTGGAGAAAGCCCACAGTCTCGTGCGCTCTATGCTGCTGATTTAATGCTTTCCTATTCttcaaataatattgaaatagaaccaaaattattagaaataaactgGATTCCAGATTGTGAGAGAGcatgtttatattataatgaattttacaatgatatattttctttactttttctgaatgaaactaaaaatgtatttcataaattataa